Proteins encoded in a region of the Balaenoptera musculus isolate JJ_BM4_2016_0621 chromosome 5, mBalMus1.pri.v3, whole genome shotgun sequence genome:
- the LOC118895323 gene encoding ferritin light chain-like, producing the protein MVIKSNTGNMFSSAILEISSVVVKSHVQVSPGGSWVVHHSEQEDNKAAILLRLCQLGSSQIRQNYSTKVEAAINLLVNVPLWASYTYLSLGFCFNLNIVALEGIGHLFRELAEERYEGTEHLLKMQNQCSGRALFQDVQKPSQDDGTPRLCDFLKSHFLDEEVKLIKKMGDQLTHLCRLAGPQAGLGEYLFERLTIKHE; encoded by the exons ATGGTGATTAAATCAAATACgggaaatatgttttcttctgcaATTCTGGAAATAAGTTCTGTTGTCGTGAAG AGTCATGTCCAAGTGTCTCCTGGCGGATCATGGGTAGTCCATCACTCAGAGCAGGAAGATAACAAAGCAGCAATACTTCTGAGGTTGTGTCAGCTTGGAAG CTCCCAGATTCGTCAGAATTACTCCACCAAAGTGGAGGCCGCCATCAACCTCCTGGTCAACGTGCCTCTTTGGGCCTCCTACACCTACCTCTCTCTAGGCTTCTGTTTCAACCTCAACATTGTGGCTCTGGAGGGCATAGGCCACCTTTTCCGAGAATTGGCCGAGGAGAGGTACGAGGGCACCGAGCAtctcttgaaaatgcaaaaccaGTGCAGCGGCCGTGCCCTCTTCCAGGATGTGCAGAAGCCATCTCAAGATGATGGG ACCCCCCGCCTCTGTGACTTCCTGAAGAGCCACTTCCTAGATGAGGAGGtgaaactcatcaagaagatggGTGACCAGCTGACCCACCTCTGCAGGCTGGctggtccccaggctgggctgggcgaGTATCTCTTTGAAAGGCTCACCATCAAACATGAGTAG